From Proteiniborus sp. MB09-C3, the proteins below share one genomic window:
- a CDS encoding class I SAM-dependent methyltransferase — translation MGFYEELSRYYDIIFPATSDKIDFIEKAADNGKYVLDIACGTGNYAIELAKKGYIVDGIDLDAAMIEAGKKKAKKEDLDINLVQGDMKDINALFSEKKYDLAYCIGNSLVHLDNEAEIQHMIDDIGKIIDNGGKLLIQIINYDRILDFDIDHLPTISKKELGVEFVRNYILDRESRKILFNTEIHISNETGRQKYENSVALLPLRKEALVNIVKKAGFNNIKVYGGFNEEEYTENSFATVLIAEK, via the coding sequence ATGGGCTTTTATGAAGAGCTTAGCAGATACTATGATATTATATTTCCAGCTACATCAGATAAGATTGACTTCATAGAAAAAGCAGCTGATAATGGGAAATACGTTCTTGACATTGCCTGTGGAACAGGAAACTATGCAATTGAGCTAGCTAAGAAAGGATATATAGTAGACGGAATAGATCTTGATGCTGCGATGATTGAAGCTGGGAAGAAGAAAGCAAAGAAAGAAGATTTAGATATTAATCTTGTTCAAGGAGATATGAAAGACATTAATGCCTTATTTTCTGAGAAAAAATATGATTTAGCATATTGTATAGGAAATTCATTAGTCCATTTAGACAATGAAGCAGAGATTCAGCACATGATTGATGATATAGGTAAAATCATAGATAATGGCGGAAAACTGCTCATTCAAATAATTAATTATGACAGAATATTAGATTTTGATATAGATCATTTGCCTACAATAAGCAAAAAAGAATTAGGGGTAGAATTTGTCAGAAATTATATCCTTGATAGAGAATCTAGAAAAATATTGTTTAATACTGAAATACATATATCTAATGAAACAGGACGACAGAAATATGAGAACTCTGTAGCTTTACTTCCTTTAAGGAAAGAAGCTTTAGTTAATATAGTGAAGAAGGCTGGATTCAATAATATTAAGGTTTACGGTGGATTTAATGAAGAAGAGTATACAGAAAATTCTTTTGCTACTGTATTAATAGCTGAGAAATAA
- the amrB gene encoding AmmeMemoRadiSam system protein B — MIIVLHILSFRKHLIRVVNGMLPKMQLYRFGMCIKKAVEDSNTDAVFIASGDLSHMLTEDGPYGYSPYGEEFDDEIISLLKKGDVSGIFNMDRITIEKAAECGLRSYYVMLEAMNGFEVIRRSEV; from the coding sequence ATGATAATAGTATTACATATATTATCATTTCGCAAACATTTAATTAGGGTAGTTAATGGTATGCTGCCTAAAATGCAGCTGTACAGATTTGGTATGTGTATAAAAAAGGCAGTAGAAGACAGCAATACTGATGCAGTGTTTATTGCCAGTGGAGATTTATCCCATATGCTGACTGAGGATGGGCCCTATGGCTACAGTCCTTATGGTGAAGAGTTTGACGATGAGATTATTTCGTTACTCAAAAAAGGAGACGTTTCAGGAATATTCAACATGGACAGAATTACTATTGAAAAAGCAGCAGAATGTGGCCTACGCTCATACTACGTCATGCTGGAAGCTATGAATGGATTTGAAGTTATTAGGCGCAGCGAAGTGTAG
- a CDS encoding response regulator transcription factor — MTQYNVLVVDDEDEIRDAIEIYLKNEGIKVFKAKDGLDGLMVLEEEDIHLILMDIMMPRMDGIKATFKIRESKNIPIIMLSAKSEDTDKILGLNVGADDYITKPFNPMELVARVKSQLRRYINLGNYKHSSEEINVNGLILNKDTKMVTVDGEEIRLTPIEYKILELLMENRGRVFSIEEIYERVWKEPYFNADNTVAVHIRRIREKIEINPKEPEYLKVVWGIGYKIEK, encoded by the coding sequence ATGACACAATACAATGTGCTTGTAGTAGACGATGAAGATGAAATAAGGGATGCCATAGAAATATATCTTAAAAACGAGGGAATTAAGGTATTTAAAGCAAAGGATGGATTAGATGGACTTATGGTATTAGAAGAGGAGGATATACACCTTATATTAATGGACATAATGATGCCTAGAATGGACGGAATAAAGGCTACATTCAAAATAAGAGAAAGCAAGAATATCCCCATAATTATGCTTTCAGCAAAATCTGAGGATACTGATAAAATATTAGGCTTAAATGTAGGCGCGGATGATTATATTACTAAGCCCTTTAATCCTATGGAGCTTGTGGCCAGGGTAAAGTCACAGCTGAGAAGGTATATTAACCTTGGTAATTACAAACACAGCAGTGAAGAAATAAATGTAAATGGACTCATACTAAATAAAGATACCAAGATGGTTACAGTAGATGGAGAAGAAATAAGACTTACACCTATAGAATACAAAATACTTGAACTATTAATGGAGAACCGTGGAAGAGTTTTCTCTATTGAAGAAATATATGAACGTGTTTGGAAAGAACCCTACTTTAATGCAGATAATACAGTAGCAGTACACATTAGGAGAATACGAGAAAAGATAGAAATCAATCCTAAAGAGCCTGAATACCTAAAGGTGGTGTGGGGAATTGGATACAAAATTGAAAAATAA